Genomic segment of Nocardiopsis mwathae:
GCCTCTTCTGATGACGGCCGGGTTCCGATCCACATGACCACGCCCGAGGCGGGGGCCGGAGGCACCACCGGGGGAGCGGGCGCGCTCGGCGCGCTGCTGCTCGCCGACGCCCGGCTGCCCACCGGGGGACACGCCCACTCGGGCTCCCTGGAGGGCGCGGTCGCCGCCGGGCTGGAACCGAAGGAGGTCCCCGCCTACATCGAGGCGCGCCTGCGCACCGTCGCCCGCACCGAGGCGGCCGCGGCCGTACTGGCCCGGCGTGCGGCGCGGGCCACCGGGGGCGGGGGCGCCACCGCGACCGCGGCCGATATCGACTACGGCCCCATCCAGGCCGCGCTGGCCGCACGCACCCCCAGCGCCCCCCTGCGCGCGGCCTCCGCCTCGCTCGGCCGCGGTCTCGCCCGGCTCGCCCGCCGCCTGCGCGCCGACCACCCCGCCGTGCTCGCCTTGCCCACCGCTTCCGCGCCCACGCCCGGACTGCGCCCGCTGCGGCCGGTCGTCCTCGGCGCGCTCGGCGCCGCCCTCGACATGGCCGACGACCAGGTCGCCCGCGCCGCCCTGTACGACGACGCGCAGACCGTCGCGTCGGCCGCACTCAAACTCCTGCCCGGCGACCCCGTCACGGCCGTCGAGTGGGTGCTCGACACCGGCGACGCCCTGGAGGAGGGCGTCACCGCCGCCCTGGCGGTCACCGGGCCCGACCGGCTGCCCGCCTGCTCCGCGCCGCTCATCGACCAGTGGGCCGGAGCACACGCACACGCGACAAGGAGACTCTTCCATGCCTGAGCACAGCACCGCCCCGGAGAGCGGACCCCGCCGCACCCTGCGCCTGGGGGTGGCCGGACCGGTCGGCACCGGCAAGAGCTCGCTGATCGCCACCCTGTGCCGGGAGCTGTCCGGCGAACTGTCGATGGCGGTGGTCACCAACGACATCTACACCGACGAGGACGCCCGCTTCCTCCGCTCGGCGGGGGTGCTGCCCACCGAGCGCATCCACGCCGTGGAGACGGGCGCCTGCCCGCACACCGCCATCCGCGACGACATCACCGCCAACCTCGACGCGGTGGAGGACCTGGAGGAGGAGTTCGCGCCGCTGGACCTGGTGCTGGTGGAGAGCGGCGGCGACAACCTCACCGCCACCTTCAGCCCGGCGCTCATCGACGCCCAGATCTTCTGCCTCGACGTCGCCGGAGGCGGTGACGTGGCGCGAAAGGGCGGCCCCGGCATCGGCCGAGCCGACCTGCTGGTGGTCAACAAGGTCGACCTCGCCCCCTACGTGCACGTCGACGCCGAGCAGATGGTCGCCGACGCCACCGCGGCGCGCGACGGCCGACCGGTGCTCGGCCTCTCGCAGAACGACCCGGCCACCATCGTCCTGCTGTGCGACTGGGTGCGCGGTGTGCTGCGCGAGCACCGGGCCGGAACGCACGTCCCGCAGGACCCCGGCCCGATGGCGCCGCACAGCCACGGCCCCGCCGACGAACTCGGGCACGGGCACGGCCACGGGCACGGGTACGGCCATGGTGAGGACAAGGGCCACGGCTTCGCCCCGGAGCACGTGCACACATGAGCCCGACACTGACCCGCGACGCGGCACGCGACCACGTGTCGGTCCACCGCCCCGCGCGCATCGTCGTGGACGCGGTGGACGGTCGGTCGCGGGCCCGGGTACTGGAGGCGGGCACCTTCGTCTCGCCGCGCCCGATGCCCGGGCGCGGCGCGGGCGTGAAGATCGCCCTGGTGGGGATCCGCGCGTCGCTGTGCGCCGGGGACGACTTCGCCCTGCGGGTGGAGGTCGGCCCCGGCGCCCGCGTGGAACTGGTCGACCCCAACGGCACCGTCGCCTTCAACGCCCGCGGCGGCGCCGCCTCTTGGCGAGCGGAGCTGACCCTGGGCGAGGGGGCCGTCGTCCACTGGCGGGAGCAGCCCTTCGTCCTGGCCGACGGCGCCGACGTCCACCGCGAGGTCCGCGCCGACCTGGCCCCGGGCGCCGAACTGCTGTGGCGCGAAACCCTCGTCCTCGGCCGGTCAGGCGAACACGGCGGCGCGCTGCGCTCCCTCACCCGCGTCACCCACGGCGGCCACGACCTCCTGGTCGAAGACCTCGACCTGCGCACCCCGGCCGCCCGCGAACTCCCGGGCATCCTCGGTACAGCCCGCGTCCTGGGCCAGGTCGCCCTCTTCGGCCGCACCCCACCGGGCGACCCTTCCCCCTCCCGCCTCGACCTGGTCGGCGCCGGAGCCCTCCACCGGGCGGTCACCCACCGCGCCTACGAGACCGACCGCATCCTTGATCCTGTGTGGAGCTCGTGGTCGGACGACCGCCTCCGGTGACCCTGGCCCGCCCCGCCGCCGGGCATGACCGTCCCCGCCTCAGGACCGGCGGCGCAGGGTGAGCAGGCCGCAGGCGAGGATGATGGCGGCTGCGGTGGCGAAGGTGCCGCGGGCGCCGATGGCTTCGACGAGGACGCCGGCGAGCATGGAGCCGACCGCGTCGCCGAGGTAGGCGGCACCGAGGGCCAGGCCCATCAGCACGCCGACGGAGTCCTTCGGGGTGTCGCGCTGGAGCAGCCCAAGATTTCCAGGGGCATTCCCACGCCTCCATCGCGAAGAAACGGCATTCCGTGTGCGGCGGTGATCTTGTCTACCGGGGGGCCGTATCGCGGTCAAAGGGCGTCCGGACACCGACGCACCTCGATGACCTGCCGTGTTGCTGGGAAGAGG
This window contains:
- a CDS encoding urease accessory protein UreD, producing MSPTLTRDAARDHVSVHRPARIVVDAVDGRSRARVLEAGTFVSPRPMPGRGAGVKIALVGIRASLCAGDDFALRVEVGPGARVELVDPNGTVAFNARGGAASWRAELTLGEGAVVHWREQPFVLADGADVHREVRADLAPGAELLWRETLVLGRSGEHGGALRSLTRVTHGGHDLLVEDLDLRTPAARELPGILGTARVLGQVALFGRTPPGDPSPSRLDLVGAGALHRAVTHRAYETDRILDPVWSSWSDDRLR
- the ureG gene encoding urease accessory protein UreG, translating into MPEHSTAPESGPRRTLRLGVAGPVGTGKSSLIATLCRELSGELSMAVVTNDIYTDEDARFLRSAGVLPTERIHAVETGACPHTAIRDDITANLDAVEDLEEEFAPLDLVLVESGGDNLTATFSPALIDAQIFCLDVAGGGDVARKGGPGIGRADLLVVNKVDLAPYVHVDAEQMVADATAARDGRPVLGLSQNDPATIVLLCDWVRGVLREHRAGTHVPQDPGPMAPHSHGPADELGHGHGHGHGYGHGEDKGHGFAPEHVHT
- a CDS encoding urease accessory protein UreF, with amino-acid sequence MTTPEAGAGGTTGGAGALGALLLADARLPTGGHAHSGSLEGAVAAGLEPKEVPAYIEARLRTVARTEAAAAVLARRAARATGGGGATATAADIDYGPIQAALAARTPSAPLRAASASLGRGLARLARRLRADHPAVLALPTASAPTPGLRPLRPVVLGALGAALDMADDQVARAALYDDAQTVASAALKLLPGDPVTAVEWVLDTGDALEEGVTAALAVTGPDRLPACSAPLIDQWAGAHAHATRRLFHA